From the Buteo buteo chromosome 1, bButBut1.hap1.1, whole genome shotgun sequence genome, one window contains:
- the TMEM150C gene encoding transmembrane protein 150C isoform X1 produces the protein MASGMDGKKCSIWMFLPLVFTLFTSAGLWIVYFIAVEDNKILPLNVPDRKPGSKRPPYISIAGDAPPASCVFSQVMNMAAFLALVVAVLRFIQLKPKVLNPWLNISGLVALCLASFGMTLLGNFQLSNDEEIHNVGTSLTFGFGTLACWIQSALTLKINLKNEGRKVGIPRVALSASITLCVVLYFILMAQGIHMHASRIQWGLVMCFLCYFGTFAVEFRHYRFEIVCSEYQENFLSFSESLSEASEYQTDQV, from the exons ATGGCCT CAGGTATGGATGGGAAGAAATGCAGCATATGGATGTTTTTACCTCTTGTGTTTACCTTGTTTACATCAGCTGGATTATGGATAGT gtaCTTTATAGCAGTAGAAGATAACAAAATTCTCCCACTAAATGTACCGGATAG GAAACCTGGTTCCAAAAGACCACCTTATATAAG TATTGCAGGTGATGCACCTCCTGCAAGCTGCGTGTTTAGCCAAGTCATGAACATGGCGGCATTTCTAG CGCTTGTCGTGGCTGTGCTGCGCTTCATTCAGCTGAAGCCAAAGGTGCTAAACCCTTGGCTGAACATCAGCGGCCTGGTGGCGTTATGCTTGGCCTCTTTTGGGATGACCCTACTCGGCAACTTTCAG CTTTCCAATGATGAGGAGATCCACAATGTGGGCACATCGCTGACCTTTGGCTTTGGGACCTTGGCGTGCTGGATCCAGTCTGCCCTCACCCTCAAGATCAACCTGAAGAATGAGGGACGGAAAGTTGGGATTCCACGAGTCGCCTTGTCAGCCAGCATCACCCTCTGTGTGGTACTCT ATTTCATCCTCATGGCACAGGGCATTCACATGCATGCTTCCAGGATTCAGTGGGGCCTGGTGATGTGCTTCCTGTGCTACTTTGGCACCTTTGCAGTGGAGTTCAGGCACTACAGATTTGAGATTGTTTGCTCTGAGTACCAGGAAAACTTTCTGAGCTTTTCTGAAAGCTTATCGGAAGCCTCTGAGTACCAGACAGATCAGGTGTAG
- the TMEM150C gene encoding transmembrane protein 150C isoform X2, whose translation MACMDGKKCSIWMFLPLVFTLFTSAGLWIVYFIAVEDNKILPLNVPDRKPGSKRPPYISIAGDAPPASCVFSQVMNMAAFLALVVAVLRFIQLKPKVLNPWLNISGLVALCLASFGMTLLGNFQLSNDEEIHNVGTSLTFGFGTLACWIQSALTLKINLKNEGRKVGIPRVALSASITLCVVLYFILMAQGIHMHASRIQWGLVMCFLCYFGTFAVEFRHYRFEIVCSEYQENFLSFSESLSEASEYQTDQV comes from the exons ATGGCCT GTATGGATGGGAAGAAATGCAGCATATGGATGTTTTTACCTCTTGTGTTTACCTTGTTTACATCAGCTGGATTATGGATAGT gtaCTTTATAGCAGTAGAAGATAACAAAATTCTCCCACTAAATGTACCGGATAG GAAACCTGGTTCCAAAAGACCACCTTATATAAG TATTGCAGGTGATGCACCTCCTGCAAGCTGCGTGTTTAGCCAAGTCATGAACATGGCGGCATTTCTAG CGCTTGTCGTGGCTGTGCTGCGCTTCATTCAGCTGAAGCCAAAGGTGCTAAACCCTTGGCTGAACATCAGCGGCCTGGTGGCGTTATGCTTGGCCTCTTTTGGGATGACCCTACTCGGCAACTTTCAG CTTTCCAATGATGAGGAGATCCACAATGTGGGCACATCGCTGACCTTTGGCTTTGGGACCTTGGCGTGCTGGATCCAGTCTGCCCTCACCCTCAAGATCAACCTGAAGAATGAGGGACGGAAAGTTGGGATTCCACGAGTCGCCTTGTCAGCCAGCATCACCCTCTGTGTGGTACTCT ATTTCATCCTCATGGCACAGGGCATTCACATGCATGCTTCCAGGATTCAGTGGGGCCTGGTGATGTGCTTCCTGTGCTACTTTGGCACCTTTGCAGTGGAGTTCAGGCACTACAGATTTGAGATTGTTTGCTCTGAGTACCAGGAAAACTTTCTGAGCTTTTCTGAAAGCTTATCGGAAGCCTCTGAGTACCAGACAGATCAGGTGTAG
- the TMEM150C gene encoding transmembrane protein 150C isoform X3, producing the protein MDGKKCSIWMFLPLVFTLFTSAGLWIVYFIAVEDNKILPLNVPDRKPGSKRPPYISIAGDAPPASCVFSQVMNMAAFLALVVAVLRFIQLKPKVLNPWLNISGLVALCLASFGMTLLGNFQLSNDEEIHNVGTSLTFGFGTLACWIQSALTLKINLKNEGRKVGIPRVALSASITLCVVLYFILMAQGIHMHASRIQWGLVMCFLCYFGTFAVEFRHYRFEIVCSEYQENFLSFSESLSEASEYQTDQV; encoded by the exons ATGGATGGGAAGAAATGCAGCATATGGATGTTTTTACCTCTTGTGTTTACCTTGTTTACATCAGCTGGATTATGGATAGT gtaCTTTATAGCAGTAGAAGATAACAAAATTCTCCCACTAAATGTACCGGATAG GAAACCTGGTTCCAAAAGACCACCTTATATAAG TATTGCAGGTGATGCACCTCCTGCAAGCTGCGTGTTTAGCCAAGTCATGAACATGGCGGCATTTCTAG CGCTTGTCGTGGCTGTGCTGCGCTTCATTCAGCTGAAGCCAAAGGTGCTAAACCCTTGGCTGAACATCAGCGGCCTGGTGGCGTTATGCTTGGCCTCTTTTGGGATGACCCTACTCGGCAACTTTCAG CTTTCCAATGATGAGGAGATCCACAATGTGGGCACATCGCTGACCTTTGGCTTTGGGACCTTGGCGTGCTGGATCCAGTCTGCCCTCACCCTCAAGATCAACCTGAAGAATGAGGGACGGAAAGTTGGGATTCCACGAGTCGCCTTGTCAGCCAGCATCACCCTCTGTGTGGTACTCT ATTTCATCCTCATGGCACAGGGCATTCACATGCATGCTTCCAGGATTCAGTGGGGCCTGGTGATGTGCTTCCTGTGCTACTTTGGCACCTTTGCAGTGGAGTTCAGGCACTACAGATTTGAGATTGTTTGCTCTGAGTACCAGGAAAACTTTCTGAGCTTTTCTGAAAGCTTATCGGAAGCCTCTGAGTACCAGACAGATCAGGTGTAG